From a single Piliocolobus tephrosceles isolate RC106 chromosome 21, ASM277652v3, whole genome shotgun sequence genomic region:
- the DUS3L gene encoding tRNA-dihydrouridine(47) synthase [NAD(P)(+)]-like isoform X1: protein MAEGTAEAPLENGGGGDSGAAALERGVAPIKPQYLTTKEQFHQFLEAKGQEKACRETEVGDSAGNDLAEPEAKRIRLEDGQTEDGQTEEAAEPREQPQTQKRARGQNKGRHHVKPTHYDKNRLCPSLIQESAAKCFFGDRCRFLHDVGRYLETKPADLGPRCVLFETFGRCPYGVTCRFAGAHLGPEGQNLVQEELAARGAQPPPVRNGLDKALQQQLRKREVRFERAELALRRFSQGQPPGPTPAAAVPEDRAAEGAPRQDNCGVQQVPTGLGPSTPPSSPVQTCGPLTDEDVVRLRPCEKKRLDIRGKLYLAPLTTCGNLPFRRICKRFGADVTCGEMAVCTNLLQGQMSEWALLKRHQCEDIFGVQLEGAFPDTMTKCAELLSRTVEVDFVDINVGCPIDLVYKKGGGCALMNRSTKFQQIVRGMNQVLDVPLTVKIRTGVQERVNLAHRLLPELRDWGVALVTLHGRSREQRYTKLADWQYIEECVKAASPMPLFGNGDILSFEDANRAMQTGVAGIMIARGALLKPWLFTEIKEQRHWDISSSERLDILRDFTSYGLEHWGSDTQGVEKTRRFLLEWLSFLCRYVPVGLLERLPQRINERPPYYLGRDYLETLMASQKAADWIRISEMLLGPVPPNFVFLPKHKANAYK from the exons ATGGCGGAGGGAACGGCGGAAGCCCCTCTAGAGAACGGTGGTGGCGGCGACTCAGGAGCCGCAGCGTTGGAACGGGGAGTGGCGCCCATTAAGCCTCA ATACCTCACCACCAAGGAGCAGTTTCACCAATTCCTGGAAGCCAAAGGGCAGGAGAAGGCTTGCCGGGAAACCGAGGTAGGAGACTCAGCTGGCAATGACCTGGCTGAGCCTGAGGCTAAGCGGATCCGACTGGAGGATGGACAGACGGAGGACGGGCAGACGGAGGAGGCAGCAGAGCCCCGGGAGCAGCCGCAGACTCAGAAGAGGGCCCGGGGACAAAACAAGGGCCGGCATCATGTGAAGCCCACACACTACGACAAGAACAGGCTGTGCCCCTCCCTGATCCAG GAGTCGGCTGCTAAGTGTTTCTTCGGCGATCGCTGCCGCTTCCTGCACGACGTGGGGCGCTACCTGGAGACCAAGCCGGCCGACCTGGGCCCCCGCTGTGTGCTCTTCGAGACCTTCGGCCGGTGCCCCTACGGCGTGACCTGCCGCTTCGCTGGGGCCCATCTGGGGCCCGAGGGACAGAACCTGGTGCAGGAGGAGTTGGCGGCCCGCGGGGCCCAGCCCCCGCCCGTCCGCAATGGCCTGGACAAAGCCCTGCAGCAGCAGCTGCGGAAGCGCGAGGTCCGCTTTGAGCGAGCTGAGCTGGCCCTGCGCCGGTTCAGCCAGGGCCAGCCGCCGGGCCCCACACCTGCTGCTGCTGTACCCGAGGACAGGGCAGCCGAGGGTGCTCCCAGGCAGGACAACTGTGGCGTCCAGCAGGTCCCCACGGGGCTGGGCCCTAGCACCCCTCCTAGCAGCCCCGTGCAGACCTGCGGGCCCCTGACGGATGAAGACGTGGTCAGGCTGCGGCCCTGTGAGAAGAAGCGG ctGGACATCCGTGGCAAACTTTACCTGGCCCCCCTCACCACG TGTGGGAACCTGCCCTTCCGACGGATCTGCAAGCGCTTCGGGGCGGACGTGACGTGCGGAGAGATGGCCGTCTGCACCAACCTGCTGCAGGGCCAGATGTCTGAGTGGGCCCTGCTCAAACGCCACCAGTGCGAAGACATCTTTGGCGTCCAG TTGGAGGGCGCCTTCCCTGACACCATGACCAAGTGTGCCGAGCTGCTGAGCCGCACCGTGGAGGTCGACTTTGTGGACATCAACGTCGGCTGCCCCATTGACCTCGTGTACAAGAAG GGCGGGGGCTGTGCCCTCATGAATCGCTCGACCAAGTTCCAGCAGATCGTTCGTGGCATGAACCAG GTGTTGGACGTGCCACTGACTGTGAAGATCCGCACAGGCGTCCAGGAGCGTGTGAACCTGGCGCACCGCCTGCTGCCCGAGCTGCGGGACTGGGGCGTGGCACTCGTCACG CTCCACGGCCGCTCTCGGGAGCAGCGCTACACCAAGCTAGCGGACTGGCAGTACATCGAGGAGTGCGTGAAAGCCGCCAGCCCCATGCCCCTGTTCG GAAATGGGGACATCTTGTCATTTGAGGATGCCAACCGTGCCATGCAGACTGGTGTCGCTGGGATCATGATTGCCCG TGGCGCCCTGCTCAAGCCGTGGCTATTCACGGAGATCAAGGAGCAGCGGCACTGGGACATCTCATCGTCCGAGCGCCTGGACATCCTGCGGGACTTTACCAGCTACGGCCTGGAGCACTGGGGCTCGGACACGCAGGGTGTGGAGAAGACCCGACGCTTCCTGCTCGAGTGGCTGTCCTTCCTGTGCCG GTACGTGCCCGTGGGGCTGCTGGAACGGCTCCCACAGAGGATCAACGAGCGACCGCCCTACTACCTGGGCCGTGACTACCTGGAGACGCTGATGGCCAGCCAGAAGGCCGCTGACTGGATCCGCATCAG TGAGATGCTCCTTGGACCAGTGCCCCCCAACTTCGTCTTCTTGCCGAAGCACAAGGCCAACGCGTACAAGTAG
- the PRR22 gene encoding proline-rich protein 22 isoform X1 yields the protein MSLGVGLSVQAHLAPALSLGGGLKAWPLLPCFTQAPQMSPKDELCVIHHPARAPKQYLLLPPKGPPNGKVLVASPRQAPRLELGPSGSGCSQATCLPPTGFQMAPCGCFFDPRIYRIEWTTPDLGQSALYKLAASSGGPVGGPSAPGTYLPEPQPYLNAPGLPPYPYYQPAPGGPQFLLPYFPPEGPGPEALGFVGDAGPTTFMELPLPPLEEGPAPPPPPPPKENKPPVLITLPAEPTLPPDAYGHLQGQLGHFPGPEPLAFPAKELQGGGARPGVPLYPPGLSELKVAEAKEGALLGAGEAKAPEVARALALPDKVLLEDAMKLFDCLPGATEPEGTLCEVPGPALLDSSGGNSADDIRSLRLPEELLSFDYSVPEILDTVSNVDYFFNFKALDEEQPPHPGPPAANTPAPSLPGKRKASTAKKGKPGGKTRQPAAPASANSPGPRQDLAATPH from the coding sequence ATGAGCCTGGGAGTGGGTTTGAGTGTGCAGGCCCATCTCGCCCCTGCCCTGTCTCTAGGTGGGGGCCTGAAGGCCTGGCCTCTGCTCCCCTGCTTCACACAGGCCCCCCAGATGAGCCCCAAAGACGAGCTCTGTGTTATCCATCACCCAGCCAGGGCCCCAAAGCAATACCTATTACTTCCCCCAAAGGGGCCCCCCAATGGCAAGGTTCTCGTGGCATCCCCCAGACAGGCCCCCAGGCTTGAGCTGGGCCCCTCAGGCAGCGGCTGCTCTCAGGCCACCTGCCTGCCGCCCACAGGTTTCCAGATGGCCCCATGTGGGTGCTTCTTCGACCCCCGCATCTATCGGATTGAGTGGACCACCCCTGACCTGGGCCAGTCGGCCCTGTACAAGCTGGCGGCAAGCAGCGGGGGGCCAGTGGGGGGCCCCTCTGCCCCAGGCACCTACCTCCCGGAGCCGCAGCCCTACCTCAATGCCCCGGGGCTGCCCCCATACCCCTACTACCAGCCGGCACCAGGGGGGCCCCAGTTTCTCTTGCCCTACTTCCCGCCTGAGGGCCCCGGGCCAGAGGCTCTGGGCTTTGTGGGGGATGCAGGACCCACCACCTTCATGGAGCTGCCCCTACCGCCACTGGAGGAAGGCCCGGCCCCGCCaccccctccacctcccaaggaGAACAAGCCACCTGTACTCATCACGCTGCCTGCAGAGCCCACATTGCCCCCGGACGCCTACGGCCACCTCCAGGGCCAGCTCGGCCACTTCCCAGGGCCCGAACCCCTGGCCTTCCCCGCCAAGGAGCTACAGGGCGGTGGGGCCCGACCTGGGGTGCCCCTGTACCCACCAGGCCTCAGCGAGCTCAAGGTGGCCGAGGCCAAGGAGGGGGCCCTGCTGGGGGCAGGCGAGGCCAAGGCCCCCGAGGTGGCCAGAGCTTTGGCACTGCCTGACAAGGTTCTGCTGGAGGACGCCATGAAGCTCTTCGACTGCCTGCCAGGCGCCACTGAGCCTGAGGGTACCCTGTGCGAGGTCCCCGGGCCGGCCCTGCTTGACAGCAGTGGTGGGAACTCAGCCGATGACATCCGCTCGCTGCGCCTGCCCGAGGAGCTGCTGTCCTTCGACTACAGCGTGCCTGAGATCCTGGACACCGTGTCCAACGTCGACTACTTCTTTAACTTCAAGGCGCTGGACGAGGAGCAGCCGCCCCACCCGGGGCCCCCTGCCGCCAACACCCCAGCCCCCAGTCTGCCCGGCAAGAGAAAGGCGTCGACGGCCAAGAAGGGAAAGCCGGGAGGGAAGACCAGGCAGCCGGCAGCCCCAGCCAGCGCCAATTCCCCAGGGCCCAGGCAGGACCTGGCAGCCACCCCCCATTAA
- the DUS3L gene encoding tRNA-dihydrouridine(47) synthase [NAD(P)(+)]-like isoform X2 yields MDIRRMCSASGGYWRILGLKYLTTKEQFHQFLEAKGQEKACRETEVGDSAGNDLAEPEAKRIRLEDGQTEDGQTEEAAEPREQPQTQKRARGQNKGRHHVKPTHYDKNRLCPSLIQESAAKCFFGDRCRFLHDVGRYLETKPADLGPRCVLFETFGRCPYGVTCRFAGAHLGPEGQNLVQEELAARGAQPPPVRNGLDKALQQQLRKREVRFERAELALRRFSQGQPPGPTPAAAVPEDRAAEGAPRQDNCGVQQVPTGLGPSTPPSSPVQTCGPLTDEDVVRLRPCEKKRLDIRGKLYLAPLTTCGNLPFRRICKRFGADVTCGEMAVCTNLLQGQMSEWALLKRHQCEDIFGVQLEGAFPDTMTKCAELLSRTVEVDFVDINVGCPIDLVYKKGGGCALMNRSTKFQQIVRGMNQVLDVPLTVKIRTGVQERVNLAHRLLPELRDWGVALVTLHGRSREQRYTKLADWQYIEECVKAASPMPLFGNGDILSFEDANRAMQTGVAGIMIARGALLKPWLFTEIKEQRHWDISSSERLDILRDFTSYGLEHWGSDTQGVEKTRRFLLEWLSFLCRYVPVGLLERLPQRINERPPYYLGRDYLETLMASQKAADWIRISEMLLGPVPPNFVFLPKHKANAYK; encoded by the exons ATGGACATACGGCGCATGTGCTCCGCCAGCGGCGGGTACTGGCGGATCCTGGGTTTGAA ATACCTCACCACCAAGGAGCAGTTTCACCAATTCCTGGAAGCCAAAGGGCAGGAGAAGGCTTGCCGGGAAACCGAGGTAGGAGACTCAGCTGGCAATGACCTGGCTGAGCCTGAGGCTAAGCGGATCCGACTGGAGGATGGACAGACGGAGGACGGGCAGACGGAGGAGGCAGCAGAGCCCCGGGAGCAGCCGCAGACTCAGAAGAGGGCCCGGGGACAAAACAAGGGCCGGCATCATGTGAAGCCCACACACTACGACAAGAACAGGCTGTGCCCCTCCCTGATCCAG GAGTCGGCTGCTAAGTGTTTCTTCGGCGATCGCTGCCGCTTCCTGCACGACGTGGGGCGCTACCTGGAGACCAAGCCGGCCGACCTGGGCCCCCGCTGTGTGCTCTTCGAGACCTTCGGCCGGTGCCCCTACGGCGTGACCTGCCGCTTCGCTGGGGCCCATCTGGGGCCCGAGGGACAGAACCTGGTGCAGGAGGAGTTGGCGGCCCGCGGGGCCCAGCCCCCGCCCGTCCGCAATGGCCTGGACAAAGCCCTGCAGCAGCAGCTGCGGAAGCGCGAGGTCCGCTTTGAGCGAGCTGAGCTGGCCCTGCGCCGGTTCAGCCAGGGCCAGCCGCCGGGCCCCACACCTGCTGCTGCTGTACCCGAGGACAGGGCAGCCGAGGGTGCTCCCAGGCAGGACAACTGTGGCGTCCAGCAGGTCCCCACGGGGCTGGGCCCTAGCACCCCTCCTAGCAGCCCCGTGCAGACCTGCGGGCCCCTGACGGATGAAGACGTGGTCAGGCTGCGGCCCTGTGAGAAGAAGCGG ctGGACATCCGTGGCAAACTTTACCTGGCCCCCCTCACCACG TGTGGGAACCTGCCCTTCCGACGGATCTGCAAGCGCTTCGGGGCGGACGTGACGTGCGGAGAGATGGCCGTCTGCACCAACCTGCTGCAGGGCCAGATGTCTGAGTGGGCCCTGCTCAAACGCCACCAGTGCGAAGACATCTTTGGCGTCCAG TTGGAGGGCGCCTTCCCTGACACCATGACCAAGTGTGCCGAGCTGCTGAGCCGCACCGTGGAGGTCGACTTTGTGGACATCAACGTCGGCTGCCCCATTGACCTCGTGTACAAGAAG GGCGGGGGCTGTGCCCTCATGAATCGCTCGACCAAGTTCCAGCAGATCGTTCGTGGCATGAACCAG GTGTTGGACGTGCCACTGACTGTGAAGATCCGCACAGGCGTCCAGGAGCGTGTGAACCTGGCGCACCGCCTGCTGCCCGAGCTGCGGGACTGGGGCGTGGCACTCGTCACG CTCCACGGCCGCTCTCGGGAGCAGCGCTACACCAAGCTAGCGGACTGGCAGTACATCGAGGAGTGCGTGAAAGCCGCCAGCCCCATGCCCCTGTTCG GAAATGGGGACATCTTGTCATTTGAGGATGCCAACCGTGCCATGCAGACTGGTGTCGCTGGGATCATGATTGCCCG TGGCGCCCTGCTCAAGCCGTGGCTATTCACGGAGATCAAGGAGCAGCGGCACTGGGACATCTCATCGTCCGAGCGCCTGGACATCCTGCGGGACTTTACCAGCTACGGCCTGGAGCACTGGGGCTCGGACACGCAGGGTGTGGAGAAGACCCGACGCTTCCTGCTCGAGTGGCTGTCCTTCCTGTGCCG GTACGTGCCCGTGGGGCTGCTGGAACGGCTCCCACAGAGGATCAACGAGCGACCGCCCTACTACCTGGGCCGTGACTACCTGGAGACGCTGATGGCCAGCCAGAAGGCCGCTGACTGGATCCGCATCAG TGAGATGCTCCTTGGACCAGTGCCCCCCAACTTCGTCTTCTTGCCGAAGCACAAGGCCAACGCGTACAAGTAG
- the PRR22 gene encoding proline-rich protein 22 isoform X2 gives MQHPQPFYAPAAPQEGFSPQSLEGAEALGSQPTPTCTEPPPAVGSLNLYHPPDPGKDVFPAPPAGFQMAPCGCFFDPRIYRIEWTTPDLGQSALYKLAASSGGPVGGPSAPGTYLPEPQPYLNAPGLPPYPYYQPAPGGPQFLLPYFPPEGPGPEALGFVGDAGPTTFMELPLPPLEEGPAPPPPPPPKENKPPVLITLPAEPTLPPDAYGHLQGQLGHFPGPEPLAFPAKELQGGGARPGVPLYPPGLSELKVAEAKEGALLGAGEAKAPEVARALALPDKVLLEDAMKLFDCLPGATEPEGTLCEVPGPALLDSSGGNSADDIRSLRLPEELLSFDYSVPEILDTVSNVDYFFNFKALDEEQPPHPGPPAANTPAPSLPGKRKASTAKKGKPGGKTRQPAAPASANSPGPRQDLAATPH, from the exons ATGCAGCACCCCCAACCCTTCTATGCTCCTGCAGCTCCCCAGGAAGGTTTCAGCCCCCAGAGTCTGGAGGGGGCCGAGGCACTGGGCAGCCAGCCCACTCCCACCTGCACCGAGCCGCCTCCCGCCGTGG GCTCCTTGAACCTCTACCATCCCCCAGACCCAGGGAAAGACGTGTTTCCGGCCCCTCCAGCAG GTTTCCAGATGGCCCCATGTGGGTGCTTCTTCGACCCCCGCATCTATCGGATTGAGTGGACCACCCCTGACCTGGGCCAGTCGGCCCTGTACAAGCTGGCGGCAAGCAGCGGGGGGCCAGTGGGGGGCCCCTCTGCCCCAGGCACCTACCTCCCGGAGCCGCAGCCCTACCTCAATGCCCCGGGGCTGCCCCCATACCCCTACTACCAGCCGGCACCAGGGGGGCCCCAGTTTCTCTTGCCCTACTTCCCGCCTGAGGGCCCCGGGCCAGAGGCTCTGGGCTTTGTGGGGGATGCAGGACCCACCACCTTCATGGAGCTGCCCCTACCGCCACTGGAGGAAGGCCCGGCCCCGCCaccccctccacctcccaaggaGAACAAGCCACCTGTACTCATCACGCTGCCTGCAGAGCCCACATTGCCCCCGGACGCCTACGGCCACCTCCAGGGCCAGCTCGGCCACTTCCCAGGGCCCGAACCCCTGGCCTTCCCCGCCAAGGAGCTACAGGGCGGTGGGGCCCGACCTGGGGTGCCCCTGTACCCACCAGGCCTCAGCGAGCTCAAGGTGGCCGAGGCCAAGGAGGGGGCCCTGCTGGGGGCAGGCGAGGCCAAGGCCCCCGAGGTGGCCAGAGCTTTGGCACTGCCTGACAAGGTTCTGCTGGAGGACGCCATGAAGCTCTTCGACTGCCTGCCAGGCGCCACTGAGCCTGAGGGTACCCTGTGCGAGGTCCCCGGGCCGGCCCTGCTTGACAGCAGTGGTGGGAACTCAGCCGATGACATCCGCTCGCTGCGCCTGCCCGAGGAGCTGCTGTCCTTCGACTACAGCGTGCCTGAGATCCTGGACACCGTGTCCAACGTCGACTACTTCTTTAACTTCAAGGCGCTGGACGAGGAGCAGCCGCCCCACCCGGGGCCCCCTGCCGCCAACACCCCAGCCCCCAGTCTGCCCGGCAAGAGAAAGGCGTCGACGGCCAAGAAGGGAAAGCCGGGAGGGAAGACCAGGCAGCCGGCAGCCCCAGCCAGCGCCAATTCCCCAGGGCCCAGGCAGGACCTGGCAGCCACCCCCCATTAA